A genomic segment from Conger conger chromosome 2, fConCon1.1, whole genome shotgun sequence encodes:
- the LOC133122607 gene encoding zinc finger protein 883-like isoform X3 has translation MELHFCTPLSSSMMQAGVCLRQDTETTLPELTEQHRIRLKEEELSGLESETECAAPALNTLEPECVTAHSGVSDVHHTHTSVIKTEADLDSTHTGDLIKMESPERTELGYETHLHPDQIKTEAEDGGYLEAEHISDLQDIKCVDVKSDQMKCESSESLVSDLMNTGMTGAGVDHTDQTQTGQCARETNPKKEEIHQNNLFIYVDIKSDQIKYESSETIVGDLINTHTGMGIHTGEMLYKCTQCEKSFDTKLDLNQHLKTHKGKKPYKCTECGKFFSQVGHLISHQRIHTGERPYLCTECGKSFSQIPHLTRHQRIHTGEKPYECTQCGKCFFSKSDLNSHLRIHTGEKPYQCTQCGKCFAKMADLNIHQRVHTGEKPYECAQCGKRFSKMSDLNGHQRIHTGEKPYLCTQCGKCFRTNSALNQHLRIHAREMPYKCSQCGKSFSQISDLSFHQRIHTGEKPYKCTHCGKGFGANFALNQHLRIHTGEKPYTCPQCGKCFSQITHLNCHQRIHTGEKPYKCPQCGKRFSQVSNLICHHRIHTGEKPYKCPQCGKCFSQSRTFNTHKKRHTFEKPFICSQCGKCFLGESNFNRHQRRHSGGKS, from the coding sequence GAGCTGCACTTCTGCACACctttgagcagcagtatgatgcaggcaggagtctgtctgagacaggacactgagacaacactaccagagctcactgagcagcacaggatcagactgaaagaagaggaactcagtggactggagtcagagacagagtgtgcTGCACCAGCactcaacacactggagccagagtgtgttaCTGCACACAGCGGGGTCAGtgatgtacaccacacacacacatcagtgataaaaacagaagCTGATCTGGACTCCACCCACACTGGGGATCTTATTAAGATGGAGAGCCCTGAAAGGACAGAGCTGGGATATGAAAcccatctgcatcctgaccaaatcaaaacagaggCTGAAGATGGAGGATACCTTGAGGCAGAACACATCAGTGACTTGCAGGATATTAAATGTGTTGATGTTAAATCTGATCAAATGAAGTGTGAATCCAGTGAAAGTTTAGTGAGTGATCTCATGAACACTGGGATGACTGGAGCTGGTGTTGATCACACAGACCAGACTCAAACAGGACAATGTGCACGAGAGACAaatccaaaaaaagaagaaatccaccaaaataatctatttatttatgttgatATTAAATCAGATCAAATTAAGTATGAATCCAGTGAAACCATAGTGGGTGATCTCATCAATACTCATACAGGTATGGGTATTCACACTGGTGAAATGCTGTACAAATGTACACAATGTGAGAAGAGTTTTGATACAAAACTTGACTTAAATCAACATCTAAAAACTCATAAAGGTAAAAAGCCTTACAAGTGTACGGAGTGTGGGAAGTTCTTTTCACAAGTGGGTCATTTAATTAGCCACCAGAGAATTCACACTGGTGAAAGGCCCTACTTGTGTACAGAGTGCGGGAAGTCATTTTCCCAAATACCTCATTTAACACggcaccagagaattcatactggtgaaaagccctatgagtgtacacagtgtgggaagtgttttttttctaaatctgATTTAAATTcgcacctgagaattcatacaggtgaaaagccctaccaatgtactcagtgtgggaagtgctttgcCAAAATGGCCGatttaaatatccaccagagagttcatacaggtgaaaagccctatgagtgtgcacagtgtgggaagcgCTTTTCCAAAATGTCTGATTTAAATggccaccagagaattcatacaggtgaaaagccgtacttgtgtacacagtgtgggaagtgttttcgTACAAATTCTGCTTTAAATCAACACCTGAGAATTCATGCACGTGAAATGCCATACAAAtgttctcagtgtgggaagtcttTTTCCCAAATATCTGATTTAAGTTTCCACCAGAggattcatacaggtgaaaagccgtACAAATGTACACACTGTGGGAAGGGTTTTGGTGCTAATTTTGCTTTAAATCaacacctgagaattcatacgGGTGAGAAGCCCTACACATGTccgcagtgtgggaagtgtttttcccAAATAACTCATTTAAATtgccaccagagaattcatacaggtgaaaagccctacaaatgtccTCAGTGTGGGAAGCGTTTTTCCCAAGTATCTAATTTAATTTGCCACCACAGAATTCACACCGGTGAAAAGCCCTATAAATGTCCTCaatgtgggaagtgtttttctcAATCAAGAACATTCAATACACACAAGAAGAGACATACATTTGAAAAGCCCTTCATAtgttctcagtgtgggaagtgctttttgGGCGAAAGTAATTTCAATCGCCACCAGAGACGTCATTCAGGTGGAAAGTCTTAG
- the LOC133122607 gene encoding uncharacterized protein LOC133122607 isoform X1, which yields MAPRRKFDIKFKEKVLKYAEEHSGENAAKHFDIDPRQIRSWKKQKNELMLANKTRARLAGGGRKKVSLELETRLTEWIFSVRDKNHRVSRKMIENKALEIFSSVSDDGGKSFVASRGWLQRFLERNGLSVRRRTTVSQKDSDQLIEKLVSYVDYVGKVVTSKKIADRDVIAMDETAVWFDMASPTTVDRRGAKSVALKTTGHEKSHITVILAAKADGTKLKPYIVFKGAVREVARMQQQATRAVIATSVNGWMNDTLTADWLQSVVGKFNVTPRLLVWDAYRCHISAATKAELQRGYNVATAVIPGGCTKYIQAPDVMWNQPFTRSLHDAYDLWMAGDADKEYTAGGYLKAPARHLLVDWVVAAWEKLDKEMIRKSFKVCGLSLKTDGSEDDLILCFREGQACAAGREALAQLRQRGQENHTQDAQDEADEEQLLNNELVVLDDDDDDDDDDGEEGVEGDAEQLNIDLPELHFCTPLSSSMMQAGVCLRQDTETTLPELTEQHRIRLKEEELSGLESETECAAPALNTLEPECVTAHSGVSDVHHTHTSVIKTEADLDSTHTGDLIKMESPERTELGYETHLHPDQIKTEAEDGGYLEAEHISDLQDIKCVDVKSDQMKCESSESLVSDLMNTGMTGAGVDHTDQTQTGQCARETNPKKEEIHQNNLFIYVDIKSDQIKYESSETIVGDLINTHTGMGIHTGEMLYKCTQCEKSFDTKLDLNQHLKTHKGKKPYKCTECGKFFSQVGHLISHQRIHTGERPYLCTECGKSFSQIPHLTRHQRIHTGEKPYECTQCGKCFFSKSDLNSHLRIHTGEKPYQCTQCGKCFAKMADLNIHQRVHTGEKPYECAQCGKRFSKMSDLNGHQRIHTGEKPYLCTQCGKCFRTNSALNQHLRIHAREMPYKCSQCGKSFSQISDLSFHQRIHTGEKPYKCTHCGKGFGANFALNQHLRIHTGEKPYTCPQCGKCFSQITHLNCHQRIHTGEKPYKCPQCGKRFSQVSNLICHHRIHTGEKPYKCPQCGKCFSQSRTFNTHKKRHTFEKPFICSQCGKCFLGESNFNRHQRRHSGGKS from the exons ATGGCACCCAGGCGTAAATTTGATATTAAATTCAAAGAAAAGGTGTTGAAATATGCTGAAGAACATTCGGGAGAGAATGCGGCAAAGCACTTTGATATTGACCCGAGACAAATCCGATCTTGGAAGAAGCAAAAGAATGAACTTATGTTAGCCAACAAGACCAGAGCCCGACTCGCAGGTGGAGGTAGGAAGAAAGTTAGTCTGGAGCTGGAAACAAGGCTTACAGAATGGATTTTTTCAGTACGCGATAAGAATCACAGAGTGTCGagaaaaatgattgaaaacaaaGCATTGGAAATCTTCTCCTCTGTGAGTGATGATGGAGGCAAGAGCTTCGTCGCTAGCAGGGGTTGGTTACAGAGATTTCTCGAGCGCAATGGGTTATCAGTGAGACGTCGCACCACTGTCTCACAAAAAGACAGCGACCAGCTCATAGAGAAACTGGTCTCCTATGTTGACTACGTTGGCAAAGTTGTCACTTCTAAAAAAATTGCAGATAGAGACGTCATTGCCATGGACGAGACGGCAGTTTGGTTTGACATGGCGTCACCCACAACCGTGGACAGACGAGGTGCAAAGAGCGTGGCTTTAAAAACTACGGGTCATGAAAAGAGCCATATCACTGTGATCCTGGCAGCCAAGGCGGACGGGACTAAACTTAAGCCTTACATCGTTTTCAAAGGGGCCGTGCGCGAGGTGGCGCGGATGCAACAACAGGCAACTCGCGCTGTGATCGCAACGTCTGTGAATGGCTGGATGAATGACACACTGACTGCAGACTGGCTACAGTCTGTAGTCGGAAAATTCAACGTCACCCCGCGGCTCCTTGTGTGGGACGCATACCGATGCCACATCAGTGCCGCCACTAAAGCTGAACTGCAACGTGGCTATAACGTTGCAACCGCAGTCATACCGGGCGGCTGCACTAAATACATCCAAGCCCCTGATGTGATGTGGAATCAGCCCTTTACGCGGAGTCTGCACGATGCCTATGACCTTTGGATGGCCGGGGACGCGGATAAAGAATACACTGCCGGAGGTTACTTAAAAGCACCAGCCCGCCACCTGCTCGTGGACTGGGTGGTCGCCGCCTGGGAAAAACTGGACAAGGAAATGATCCGCAAGTCCTTCAAAGTCTGTGGCCTGTCACTTAAAACAGACGGGAGTGAAGACGACCTCATCCTATGCTTCAGAGAGGGACAGGCGTGCGCCGCTGGTAGGGAGGCGCTCGCACAGCTGCGGCAGCGGGGACAGGAGAACCACACGCAAGACGCGCAGGATGAGGCCGACGAGGAGCAGCTGCTTAATAATGAGCTTGTTGTtctcgatgatgatgatgatgatgatgatgatgatggggaGGAGGGTGTTGAGGGAGACGCCGAACAGCTCAACATAGATCTACCG GAGCTGCACTTCTGCACACctttgagcagcagtatgatgcaggcaggagtctgtctgagacaggacactgagacaacactaccagagctcactgagcagcacaggatcagactgaaagaagaggaactcagtggactggagtcagagacagagtgtgcTGCACCAGCactcaacacactggagccagagtgtgttaCTGCACACAGCGGGGTCAGtgatgtacaccacacacacacatcagtgataaaaacagaagCTGATCTGGACTCCACCCACACTGGGGATCTTATTAAGATGGAGAGCCCTGAAAGGACAGAGCTGGGATATGAAAcccatctgcatcctgaccaaatcaaaacagaggCTGAAGATGGAGGATACCTTGAGGCAGAACACATCAGTGACTTGCAGGATATTAAATGTGTTGATGTTAAATCTGATCAAATGAAGTGTGAATCCAGTGAAAGTTTAGTGAGTGATCTCATGAACACTGGGATGACTGGAGCTGGTGTTGATCACACAGACCAGACTCAAACAGGACAATGTGCACGAGAGACAaatccaaaaaaagaagaaatccaccaaaataatctatttatttatgttgatATTAAATCAGATCAAATTAAGTATGAATCCAGTGAAACCATAGTGGGTGATCTCATCAATACTCATACAGGTATGGGTATTCACACTGGTGAAATGCTGTACAAATGTACACAATGTGAGAAGAGTTTTGATACAAAACTTGACTTAAATCAACATCTAAAAACTCATAAAGGTAAAAAGCCTTACAAGTGTACGGAGTGTGGGAAGTTCTTTTCACAAGTGGGTCATTTAATTAGCCACCAGAGAATTCACACTGGTGAAAGGCCCTACTTGTGTACAGAGTGCGGGAAGTCATTTTCCCAAATACCTCATTTAACACggcaccagagaattcatactggtgaaaagccctatgagtgtacacagtgtgggaagtgttttttttctaaatctgATTTAAATTcgcacctgagaattcatacaggtgaaaagccctaccaatgtactcagtgtgggaagtgctttgcCAAAATGGCCGatttaaatatccaccagagagttcatacaggtgaaaagccctatgagtgtgcacagtgtgggaagcgCTTTTCCAAAATGTCTGATTTAAATggccaccagagaattcatacaggtgaaaagccgtacttgtgtacacagtgtgggaagtgttttcgTACAAATTCTGCTTTAAATCAACACCTGAGAATTCATGCACGTGAAATGCCATACAAAtgttctcagtgtgggaagtcttTTTCCCAAATATCTGATTTAAGTTTCCACCAGAggattcatacaggtgaaaagccgtACAAATGTACACACTGTGGGAAGGGTTTTGGTGCTAATTTTGCTTTAAATCaacacctgagaattcatacgGGTGAGAAGCCCTACACATGTccgcagtgtgggaagtgtttttcccAAATAACTCATTTAAATtgccaccagagaattcatacaggtgaaaagccctacaaatgtccTCAGTGTGGGAAGCGTTTTTCCCAAGTATCTAATTTAATTTGCCACCACAGAATTCACACCGGTGAAAAGCCCTATAAATGTCCTCaatgtgggaagtgtttttctcAATCAAGAACATTCAATACACACAAGAAGAGACATACATTTGAAAAGCCCTTCATAtgttctcagtgtgggaagtgctttttgGGCGAAAGTAATTTCAATCGCCACCAGAGACGTCATTCAGGTGGAAAGTCTTAG
- the LOC133122607 gene encoding zinc finger protein 883-like isoform X2 yields MMQAGVCLRQDTETTLPELTEQHRIRLKEEELSGLESETECAAPGLNTLEPECVTAHSGELHFCTPLSSSMMQAGVCLRQDTETTLPELTEQHRIRLKEEELSGLESETECAAPALNTLEPECVTAHSGVSDVHHTHTSVIKTEADLDSTHTGDLIKMESPERTELGYETHLHPDQIKTEAEDGGYLEAEHISDLQDIKCVDVKSDQMKCESSESLVSDLMNTGMTGAGVDHTDQTQTGQCARETNPKKEEIHQNNLFIYVDIKSDQIKYESSETIVGDLINTHTGMGIHTGEMLYKCTQCEKSFDTKLDLNQHLKTHKGKKPYKCTECGKFFSQVGHLISHQRIHTGERPYLCTECGKSFSQIPHLTRHQRIHTGEKPYECTQCGKCFFSKSDLNSHLRIHTGEKPYQCTQCGKCFAKMADLNIHQRVHTGEKPYECAQCGKRFSKMSDLNGHQRIHTGEKPYLCTQCGKCFRTNSALNQHLRIHAREMPYKCSQCGKSFSQISDLSFHQRIHTGEKPYKCTHCGKGFGANFALNQHLRIHTGEKPYTCPQCGKCFSQITHLNCHQRIHTGEKPYKCPQCGKRFSQVSNLICHHRIHTGEKPYKCPQCGKCFSQSRTFNTHKKRHTFEKPFICSQCGKCFLGESNFNRHQRRHSGGKS; encoded by the coding sequence GAGCTGCACTTCTGCACACctttgagcagcagtatgatgcaggcaggagtctgtctgagacaggacactgagacaacactaccagagctcactgagcagcacaggatcagactgaaagaagaggaactcagtggactggagtcagagacagagtgtgcTGCACCAGCactcaacacactggagccagagtgtgttaCTGCACACAGCGGGGTCAGtgatgtacaccacacacacacatcagtgataaaaacagaagCTGATCTGGACTCCACCCACACTGGGGATCTTATTAAGATGGAGAGCCCTGAAAGGACAGAGCTGGGATATGAAAcccatctgcatcctgaccaaatcaaaacagaggCTGAAGATGGAGGATACCTTGAGGCAGAACACATCAGTGACTTGCAGGATATTAAATGTGTTGATGTTAAATCTGATCAAATGAAGTGTGAATCCAGTGAAAGTTTAGTGAGTGATCTCATGAACACTGGGATGACTGGAGCTGGTGTTGATCACACAGACCAGACTCAAACAGGACAATGTGCACGAGAGACAaatccaaaaaaagaagaaatccaccaaaataatctatttatttatgttgatATTAAATCAGATCAAATTAAGTATGAATCCAGTGAAACCATAGTGGGTGATCTCATCAATACTCATACAGGTATGGGTATTCACACTGGTGAAATGCTGTACAAATGTACACAATGTGAGAAGAGTTTTGATACAAAACTTGACTTAAATCAACATCTAAAAACTCATAAAGGTAAAAAGCCTTACAAGTGTACGGAGTGTGGGAAGTTCTTTTCACAAGTGGGTCATTTAATTAGCCACCAGAGAATTCACACTGGTGAAAGGCCCTACTTGTGTACAGAGTGCGGGAAGTCATTTTCCCAAATACCTCATTTAACACggcaccagagaattcatactggtgaaaagccctatgagtgtacacagtgtgggaagtgttttttttctaaatctgATTTAAATTcgcacctgagaattcatacaggtgaaaagccctaccaatgtactcagtgtgggaagtgctttgcCAAAATGGCCGatttaaatatccaccagagagttcatacaggtgaaaagccctatgagtgtgcacagtgtgggaagcgCTTTTCCAAAATGTCTGATTTAAATggccaccagagaattcatacaggtgaaaagccgtacttgtgtacacagtgtgggaagtgttttcgTACAAATTCTGCTTTAAATCAACACCTGAGAATTCATGCACGTGAAATGCCATACAAAtgttctcagtgtgggaagtcttTTTCCCAAATATCTGATTTAAGTTTCCACCAGAggattcatacaggtgaaaagccgtACAAATGTACACACTGTGGGAAGGGTTTTGGTGCTAATTTTGCTTTAAATCaacacctgagaattcatacgGGTGAGAAGCCCTACACATGTccgcagtgtgggaagtgtttttcccAAATAACTCATTTAAATtgccaccagagaattcatacaggtgaaaagccctacaaatgtccTCAGTGTGGGAAGCGTTTTTCCCAAGTATCTAATTTAATTTGCCACCACAGAATTCACACCGGTGAAAAGCCCTATAAATGTCCTCaatgtgggaagtgtttttctcAATCAAGAACATTCAATACACACAAGAAGAGACATACATTTGAAAAGCCCTTCATAtgttctcagtgtgggaagtgctttttgGGCGAAAGTAATTTCAATCGCCACCAGAGACGTCATTCAGGTGGAAAGTCTTAG
- the LOC133122607 gene encoding zinc finger protein 883-like isoform X4 — translation MMQAGVCLRQDTETTLPELTEQHRIRLKEEELSGLESETECAAPALNTLEPECVTAHSGVSDVHHTHTSVIKTEADLDSTHTGDLIKMESPERTELGYETHLHPDQIKTEAEDGGYLEAEHISDLQDIKCVDVKSDQMKCESSESLVSDLMNTGMTGAGVDHTDQTQTGQCARETNPKKEEIHQNNLFIYVDIKSDQIKYESSETIVGDLINTHTGMGIHTGEMLYKCTQCEKSFDTKLDLNQHLKTHKGKKPYKCTECGKFFSQVGHLISHQRIHTGERPYLCTECGKSFSQIPHLTRHQRIHTGEKPYECTQCGKCFFSKSDLNSHLRIHTGEKPYQCTQCGKCFAKMADLNIHQRVHTGEKPYECAQCGKRFSKMSDLNGHQRIHTGEKPYLCTQCGKCFRTNSALNQHLRIHAREMPYKCSQCGKSFSQISDLSFHQRIHTGEKPYKCTHCGKGFGANFALNQHLRIHTGEKPYTCPQCGKCFSQITHLNCHQRIHTGEKPYKCPQCGKRFSQVSNLICHHRIHTGEKPYKCPQCGKCFSQSRTFNTHKKRHTFEKPFICSQCGKCFLGESNFNRHQRRHSGGKS, via the coding sequence atgatgcaggcaggagtctgtctgagacaggacactgagacaacactaccagagctcactgagcagcacaggatcagactgaaagaagaggaactcagtggactggagtcagagacagagtgtgcTGCACCAGCactcaacacactggagccagagtgtgttaCTGCACACAGCGGGGTCAGtgatgtacaccacacacacacatcagtgataaaaacagaagCTGATCTGGACTCCACCCACACTGGGGATCTTATTAAGATGGAGAGCCCTGAAAGGACAGAGCTGGGATATGAAAcccatctgcatcctgaccaaatcaaaacagaggCTGAAGATGGAGGATACCTTGAGGCAGAACACATCAGTGACTTGCAGGATATTAAATGTGTTGATGTTAAATCTGATCAAATGAAGTGTGAATCCAGTGAAAGTTTAGTGAGTGATCTCATGAACACTGGGATGACTGGAGCTGGTGTTGATCACACAGACCAGACTCAAACAGGACAATGTGCACGAGAGACAaatccaaaaaaagaagaaatccaccaaaataatctatttatttatgttgatATTAAATCAGATCAAATTAAGTATGAATCCAGTGAAACCATAGTGGGTGATCTCATCAATACTCATACAGGTATGGGTATTCACACTGGTGAAATGCTGTACAAATGTACACAATGTGAGAAGAGTTTTGATACAAAACTTGACTTAAATCAACATCTAAAAACTCATAAAGGTAAAAAGCCTTACAAGTGTACGGAGTGTGGGAAGTTCTTTTCACAAGTGGGTCATTTAATTAGCCACCAGAGAATTCACACTGGTGAAAGGCCCTACTTGTGTACAGAGTGCGGGAAGTCATTTTCCCAAATACCTCATTTAACACggcaccagagaattcatactggtgaaaagccctatgagtgtacacagtgtgggaagtgttttttttctaaatctgATTTAAATTcgcacctgagaattcatacaggtgaaaagccctaccaatgtactcagtgtgggaagtgctttgcCAAAATGGCCGatttaaatatccaccagagagttcatacaggtgaaaagccctatgagtgtgcacagtgtgggaagcgCTTTTCCAAAATGTCTGATTTAAATggccaccagagaattcatacaggtgaaaagccgtacttgtgtacacagtgtgggaagtgttttcgTACAAATTCTGCTTTAAATCAACACCTGAGAATTCATGCACGTGAAATGCCATACAAAtgttctcagtgtgggaagtcttTTTCCCAAATATCTGATTTAAGTTTCCACCAGAggattcatacaggtgaaaagccgtACAAATGTACACACTGTGGGAAGGGTTTTGGTGCTAATTTTGCTTTAAATCaacacctgagaattcatacgGGTGAGAAGCCCTACACATGTccgcagtgtgggaagtgtttttcccAAATAACTCATTTAAATtgccaccagagaattcatacaggtgaaaagccctacaaatgtccTCAGTGTGGGAAGCGTTTTTCCCAAGTATCTAATTTAATTTGCCACCACAGAATTCACACCGGTGAAAAGCCCTATAAATGTCCTCaatgtgggaagtgtttttctcAATCAAGAACATTCAATACACACAAGAAGAGACATACATTTGAAAAGCCCTTCATAtgttctcagtgtgggaagtgctttttgGGCGAAAGTAATTTCAATCGCCACCAGAGACGTCATTCAGGTGGAAAGTCTTAG